In a single window of the Populus alba chromosome 16, ASM523922v2, whole genome shotgun sequence genome:
- the LOC118031932 gene encoding BTB/POZ domain and ankyrin repeat-containing protein NBCL, with amino-acid sequence MTLEDSLRTLSLDYLNLLINGQAFSDVTFSVEGRLVHAHRCILAARSLFFRKYFCGPDPPSGLDPSGSRINLVGSPGSRSNVIPVNSVGYEVFLLLLQFLYSGQVSIVPQKHEPRPNCGERGCWHTHCTSAVDLALDTLAAARYFGVEQLAMLTQKQLASMVDKASIEDVMKVLIASRRQDMHQLWNTCSHLVAKSGLPPEVLAKHLPIDVVAKIEELRLKSSIARRSLMPHHHHHLHDLSAAADLEDQKIRGMKRALDSSDVELVKLMVMGEGLNLNEALALHYAVENCSREVVKALLELGAADVNYPAGPAGKTPLHIAAEMVSPDMVSVLLDHHADPNVRTVDGITPLDILRTLTSDFLFKGAVPGLVHIEPNKLRLCLELVQSAASVLSREEGNVNATTSNPIYPPMSDEHNSSHSSQRDHHAMSRHDPAMYRHHSHDF; translated from the exons ATGACTCTTGAAGACTCTCTAAGAACCCTGTCTTTAGACTACCTTAATCTTCTAATCAATGGCCAAGCTTTCTCTGATGTAACTTTCAGCGTAGAGGGTCGGTTAGTTCATGCTCACAGGTGTATTTTAGCAGCAAGAAGTTTGTTTTTCAGGAAGTATTTTTGTGGACCTGACCCACCATCTGGGTTAGACCCATCTGGATCAAGGATAAACCTGGTTGGATCACCAGGTTCAAGGTCTAATGTGATACCAGTTAACTCTGTGGGGTATGAAGTGTTCTTGTTGCTGTTACAGTTCTTGTATAGTGGACAAGTCTCTATTGTGCCACAAAAACATGAGCCAAGGCCTAATTGTGGCGAGAGAGGGTGTTGGCATACACATTGCACCTCAGCCGTTGATCTTGCTCTCGACACTCTTGCTGCCGCTAGATACTTTGGTGTTGAACAGCTTGCAATGCTCACTCAG AAGCAATTGGCTAGCATGGTAGATAAGGCCTCAATTGAGGATGTGATGAAGGTTCTTATAGCTTCAAGAAGGCAAGATATGCACCAACTTTGGAATACTTGCTCCCATCTTGTGGCCAAATCAGGCCTACCACCAGAAGTCCTAGCTAAACACCTTCCAATTGATGTTGTGGCCAAAATTGAAGAACTACGACTCAAATCATCCATTGCTCGTAGATCATTAATGCCTCACCATCACCACCATCTCCACGATCTCTCTGCAGCTGCTGATCTTGAGGACCAAAAAATTCGAGGAATGAAAAGGGCATTAGACTCATCTGATGTTGAACTAGTTAAGCTTATGGTAATGGGAGAAGGCCTCAATCTCAATGAAGCATTGGCTTTGCATTATGCTGTTGAGAATTGTAGCCGAGAAGTGGTCAAAGCCTTGCTTGAACTTGGTGCAGCTGATGTTAACTATCCGGCAGGACCCGCAGGGAAAACCCCACTTCACATTGCAGCAGAAATGGTGTCACCGGATATGGTCTCAGTACTTCTTGATCACCATGCTGACCCTAATGTTAGAACCGTCGATGGAATCACCCCTCTTGACATTCTTAGAACACTAACCTCAGATTTCTTGTTCAAGGGGGCAGTCCCGGGTCTAGTTCACATTGAGCCCAACAAGCTTAGGCTGTGTCTTGAGCTTGTCCAATCCGCAGCTTCGGTTCTTTCACGTGAAGAAGGGAATGTGAATGCAACTACTTCAAATCCTATTTATCCACCAATGAGTGATGAACATAATAGTAGCCATAGCAGCCAGAGAGACCATCATGCAATGAGTCGACATGATCCAGCAATGTACCGCCATCACTCTCATGACTTCTAG